ATATCCTGAGCGCGAAGCACAAGGTTCTGATGACACTCGGGGTTAACCCGCTACTCGATACCCAGTCGGTGGCGGCACTTTCCGATAATAATGAAAGCATCATTGCGATCAGCAGTTTTGATAACGATTATATCCAGCACCAGGCCGACCTGGTGCTGCCGTTGGCAATCACGGTCGAAACCTCGGGCAGTTTCGTCAATGTCGAAGGTCTCTGGCAGAGCTTTAACGGTTGCGCGCATGCCAGGGGTGAAAGTCGCCAGGGCTGGAAAATCCTGACGGCGCTGGGGCAGGTGCTGAAGCCGGGAGAATTCGATTACCTGGACTCGGTCGCGGTCAGGGATGAACTGCGGGGATTGTGCAGTGATGTCGCGTTGAGCAATATCTGCGGCATTGAATCAGGCCTCAAGGAACTACCGCAAGACAAGGGTACCATCCAGAAAATCGGTATGACACCGATTTACGCCAGTGATGAACTGACGCGGCAGTCACAAGCCCTGCAGGCAACGCCACTGATGAAAGCACAATGCGCAGTGATAATGAATCGGCAACAGGCACAGGATACCAGGCTAATTGACAGCAACGAGGTCCAGGTCAAGCAGGGCAAGGGCACGGCGGTGTTGCCTTTGCGTATTGATGAAGGCATACCGGCCGGTTGCGTCTATGTTCCGAGCGGGATCGACGCGGTCAAGCATCTCTCCGGTGTCTACGGCAAGATATCCCTGGAAAGGGTTTCGTGATGGATTTCCTGATATCGATCTGGGAATGGTTACACGAGTACGTGCAGTACACGATTTACAGCGGCGTCAAGGCGTTAGCGATCCTGCTGCCATTGTTCATCGTGGTGGCTTATTACACGCTCGCCGAACGCAAGGTCATCGGCTACATGCAGATTCGCAGGGGACCAAACCGGGTCGGCCCGAAAGGCCTGTTCCAGCCCTTCGCCGATATGTTCAAGCTGATGTTCAAGGAAATCATCATCCCGACCAATTCCAATCGCTACTTGTTCATTATTGCGCCGGTCATTACCTTTGCCCCGGCAATGGCGGCCTGGGCGGTTATCCCGTTCAACGACACGCTGGTATTCAGCAACATCAACGCCGGCCTCCTGTATATACTCGCGATGACCTCGGTCGGTGTCTATGGCGTCATCATTGCCGGCTGGGCGTCGAACTCCAAGTATGCCCTGCTGGGTGCAATGCGCTCGGCGGCGCAGATCGTGGCCTATGAAATCGCGATGGGTTTCGCGTTGGTTGGCGTACTGATGGTGGGCGGGAGTCTCAACCTCGGCGAGATCGTCAACAAGCAGGCGGGCGGTATCGGCAACTGGTTCTTTATTCCGCTGCTGCCTTTATTCTTCGTATACCTGATTTCGGGTGTTGCCGAAACCAACCGGGCACCCTTCGATGTGGCCGAGGGCGAATCCGAAATCGTTGCCGGATTCCATGTCGAATACTCGGGTATGACATTCGCGGTCTTTTTCCTCGCCGAGTACGCGAACATGATACTGATCGCGATGTTGTGCGCGTTGATGTTCTTCGGTGGCTGGTTGAGTCCCGTGCCGACACTGGCCGGTGATGGCATCGGCTGGCTGTTTGGCAAGACCGCTGTTTTCATGCTGCTGTTCCTGTGGTTCCGCGCGACCTTCCCGCGCTACCGTTACGATCAGATCATGCGCCTCGGCTGGAAAGTGCTGTTGCCGGTAACGATTTTCTGGTTGGCGGTCGAGGGTGTTGCGGTCTATTTCAAAATCGGCCCATGGTTTGCTTAAGCCTATGTTTGCGAAAATAAATTATTACCTGAAAAGTTTTCTCTTCCTCGAGCTGTTGAAGGGGATGAACGTGACCGGCCGTTATTTTTTCCGTAAGAAAATAACGGTTCAATACCCGGAAGAAAAAACGCCGATCAGTCCGCGTTTTCGCGGCCTGCATGCGTTGCGCCGCTATGCCAACGGTGAAGAACGCTGCATCGCCTGCAAACTCTGCGAGGCAGTGTGTCCGGCGCTCGCGATTACAATCGAATCGGAGCAGCGCGAGGACGGAACCCGTCGCACCACGCGCTACGATATCGACTTGTTCAAGTGCATTTATTGCGGCTTCTGCGAAGAAGCCTGCCCGGTGGATTCGATCGTCGAAACCAATATTTTCGAGTATCACTTCGAAAACCGCGGCGAGAATATTATGACCAAGGAAAAGTTGCTGGAGATCGGCGATCGTTACGAGGCACAGCTTGCCGCGGACCGTTCGGCCGACGCGCCTTACCGCTAAATAACGATGATAGAAACCGTCATATTCTATGTTTTTGCCGTCGCCACGGTCATTAGCGCCTGCGCGGTCGTGACCGTCAAAAACCCGGTGCATGCGACGCTGTCGCTGGTGCTGACATTTTTTACCAGCGCGGTCATCTGGATGACGCTCGAGGCCGAGTTCCTCGCGATCAGCCTGGTGCTGGTTTATGTCGGCGCGGTCATGGTGCTGTTCATCTTCGTCGTCATGATGCTCGATATCAATATCGCCCGTCTGCGCGAGGGCTTCGTGCGTTACCTGCCGCTCGGCCTGGCCGTGGCGGTAATCATGTTGCTGATGATGCTGAGTGTCGTCACCAGCGATGTTTTCGTGCTCGAGGCAGGCTCGGAACCATTGCCCAAACCTGTAGATTACAGCAATACCAAGGCCCTCGGCGGTGTGCTCTACACCGAGTACGTGTTTGCGTTTGAAATCGCCGCGGTGATTCTACTGGTCGCGATTATTGCAGCCATCGCGTTGACCATGCGCAAGCGCGCGCAAACCAAGTACCAGAGTCCCTCCGAGCAAATCAAGGTGCGCAAGGCCGACCGCCTGCGTATCGTTGACATGCCGTCGAGTGAAGAGCAATGATGACGGTAACCTTAAGCCATTACCTGATTCTCGCTGCGGTGCTATTCAGCATCTCGATCGCGGGCATCGTCATCAATCGCAAGAATATTATCATCCTGCTGATGTCGATCGAGTTGATGCTGCTGTCGGTTAACCTGAACTTCCTCGCGTTTTCGCATTACCTGGACGATCTCGCCGGCCAGGTCTTCGTGTTCTTTATCCTGACCGTTGCCGCGGCAGAAGCGGCCATCGGCCTCGCCATCCTCGTGGTCCTGTTCCGTAACAAGCGCTCGATTAACGTTGAAGATATCAAGGAGCTGAAGTGGTGAGTATGGACCTGGTTTACCTCGCGATCCCGCTGGCATCACTGGCGGGCGCGCTGATTGCCGGATTCTTCGGCAAGCAAATCGGTCGTTCGGGGGCGCACTGCGTGACCATCATCGGGGTTACGGTATCGTTTATTCTGTCGTTGATCGTGCTCAAGGATGTCGCCTTCGATGGTGCACCCATTTATAACCAGTCGGTATATACCTGGATGATCAGCGATGGTATCCGCTTCGAGGTCGGTTTCCTGATCGATGGCCTGACCGCCCTGATGATCGCCGTCGTCACCGGTGTCTCGCTCATGGTGCATATCTACACGATTGGCTACATGCACGACGATCCGGGATACCAGCGCTTCTTTTGCTACATTTCGCTGTTCACCTTTTCGATGCTGATGCTGGTCATGTCGAACAATTTCCTGCAGCTGTTTTTCGGCTGGGAAGCGGTCGGGCTGGTGTCCTACCTGCTGATCGGTTTCTGGTTCAAACGCGAAACCGCGATCTACGCCAACCTGAAGGCCTTCCTCGTCAACCGGGTCGGCGATTTCGGCTTCTTACTCGGCATCGCGGTGATCCTGATGTTTACCGGTTCGCTCGATTACTACGAGGTATTCGACCGCGCCGATGCACTGGTATCGGCAACGCTGCAGGTCATTCCGGATGTGGACTGGTCGGTTATCACGCTCGCCTGCATCCTGCTGTTTGTCGGCGCGATGGGTAAATCGGCGCAGGTGCCGCTGCACGTGTGGCTACCCGATTCGATGGAAGGCCCGACACCGATTTCGGCGCTGATCCACGCGGCGACCATGGTAACCGCGGGCATTTTCATGGTGGCGAGAATGTCGCCGCTGTTTGAACTCTCGAGCACGGCGCTGTCGGTCG
This Gammaproteobacteria bacterium DNA region includes the following protein-coding sequences:
- a CDS encoding NADH-quinone oxidoreductase subunit J, translating into MIETVIFYVFAVATVISACAVVTVKNPVHATLSLVLTFFTSAVIWMTLEAEFLAISLVLVYVGAVMVLFIFVVMMLDINIARLREGFVRYLPLGLAVAVIMLLMMLSVVTSDVFVLEAGSEPLPKPVDYSNTKALGGVLYTEYVFAFEIAAVILLVAIIAAIALTMRKRAQTKYQSPSEQIKVRKADRLRIVDMPSSEEQ
- the nuoK gene encoding NADH-quinone oxidoreductase subunit NuoK, which gives rise to MTVTLSHYLILAAVLFSISIAGIVINRKNIIILLMSIELMLLSVNLNFLAFSHYLDDLAGQVFVFFILTVAAAEAAIGLAILVVLFRNKRSINVEDIKELKW
- the nuoI gene encoding NADH-quinone oxidoreductase subunit NuoI yields the protein MFAKINYYLKSFLFLELLKGMNVTGRYFFRKKITVQYPEEKTPISPRFRGLHALRRYANGEERCIACKLCEAVCPALAITIESEQREDGTRRTTRYDIDLFKCIYCGFCEEACPVDSIVETNIFEYHFENRGENIMTKEKLLEIGDRYEAQLAADRSADAPYR
- the nuoH gene encoding NADH-quinone oxidoreductase subunit NuoH, whose translation is MMDFLISIWEWLHEYVQYTIYSGVKALAILLPLFIVVAYYTLAERKVIGYMQIRRGPNRVGPKGLFQPFADMFKLMFKEIIIPTNSNRYLFIIAPVITFAPAMAAWAVIPFNDTLVFSNINAGLLYILAMTSVGVYGVIIAGWASNSKYALLGAMRSAAQIVAYEIAMGFALVGVLMVGGSLNLGEIVNKQAGGIGNWFFIPLLPLFFVYLISGVAETNRAPFDVAEGESEIVAGFHVEYSGMTFAVFFLAEYANMILIAMLCALMFFGGWLSPVPTLAGDGIGWLFGKTAVFMLLFLWFRATFPRYRYDQIMRLGWKVLLPVTIFWLAVEGVAVYFKIGPWFA